One region of Scophthalmus maximus strain ysfricsl-2021 chromosome 15, ASM2237912v1, whole genome shotgun sequence genomic DNA includes:
- the LOC118286696 gene encoding otoferlin-like produces MKRSKHRGHKEDRNGDEPAILETENLDRHGMFVGGGPDPDSISVASVTAVTTNVSNKRSKPDIKMEPSSGRPVDYQVSVTVIEARQLVGLNMDPMVCVEIGEDKKYTSMKESTNCPYYNEYFVFDFHVPPDVMFDKILKLSVIHSKNLLRSGTLVGTFKLDVGTIYSQPEHQFFHKWALLSDPDDITAGCKGYVKCDVAVVAKGDTIKTPHKANESDEDDIEGNLLIPEGVPAERQWARYYLKIYRAEGLPRMNTSIMANVKKAFIGENKDLVDPYVQVLFAGQKGKTSVQKSCYEPIWNEQIVFTEMFPPLCKRMKIQIRDSDKVNDVAIGTHFLDLRKIANDGDKGFLPTLGPAWVNMYGSTRTYTLMDEYQELNEGLGEGVSFRARLLISLGVEILDPSSPECPCTTDVQLEGVPNISETATGKVEEFFLFGSFLEATMIDRKIGDKPINFEVTIGYYGNEIDGMVQPKTKGKRGGGEGDEEETELIHNSSDEEMDDDGDLTSVATTPPMKPVITDRNYFHLPYFERKPCIYIKSWWQDQKRRLYNANIIDNLADKLEDGLNDVQEIIKTEKAYPERRLRGVLEELSHGCSQFLALANKDPNQSGRTKLDRERLKLCMSEVEAIGQQAKAMRSQVKRSTVRDKIKLAQNFLSKLRFLADEPQHSVPDVFIWMISNGKRIAYARVPSKDILYSSIDEERGKECGKVKTIFLRIPGKKGFGPAGWTVQSKIEIYLWLGLSRQRKDYLSGLPNGFEENKLSKGPGMPSTPPISLTYMMKQIFQLRVHMYQARSLFAADSTGLSDPFARVFFSTQSQVTEVLAETLCPTWDQLLVFENVELFGEANELRDDPPIIVIELYDQDTVGKADFMGRTFAKPVVKMADEHYGPPRFPPQLEYYQIYRGNGTAGEMLAAFELLQIGPNGKADLPPIDGPTDIDRGPLLPVPLGIRPVLSKYRIEVLFWGLRDLKRVNLAQVDRPRVDIECAGKGVQSALIPNYKKNPNFSTLVKWFEVDLPENELLHPPLNIRVVDCRAFGRYTLVGSVAVTSLRKFIYRATDKQANNWSAATAEEIIVVNVEPEPTFKKMDTVVKLDSGSDAVIKVEDDDKDGKGKKKKRKKGDEPEEEELDESMLDWWSKYFASIETLTEALKAQEAALSDSEDKEDMDVTDGGDIKPDDSPVKGTKRGKGKREKKKPLFDPFEKKKPKLDELKVYPKELESEFDNFEDWLHSFNLFRGKGGDDDDQNATDEDRIVGKFKGSLCMYKVSDDLSRDASFDSTMGMFQNIPHNDPINVLVRIYVIRATDLHPADINGKADPYITIKLGKTEIKDKENYISKQLNPLFGKSFDVEATFPMDSTLTVSIYDWDLVGTDDLIGETKLDLENRFYSKHRATCGVTCNYAIHGYNVWRDPMKPTQILAKLCKDGKLDGPHYGPGGRVKVENRVFMAQTEIEDENGLKKQTDEHLALTVLKHWEEIPRVGCKLVPEHVETRPLLHPDKPGIEQGRIEMWVDMFPKDMTAPGPALDISPRKPKKFELRVIIWNTDEVVLEDDDIFTGEKSSDIFVRGWLKGQQEDKQDTDVHYHSITGEGNFNWRFVYPFDYLMAEEKIVISKKESMFAWDETEYKIPARLNLQVWDADHFSADDFLGAIELDLNRFPRGAKTAKQCTIQMVTEETEMPVVSIFKQKRIKGWWPFVARNEDDEFELTGKVEAELHLLTGEEAEKSPVGEGRNEPEPLEKPNRPDIALLWFLIPFKAAKHLVCDQYRWLTIKIVAALLLLAILALFLYNMPGYMVKKMLGA; encoded by the exons ATGAAGCGCAGTAAGCACCGAGGACACAAGGAGGACAGAAACGGAG ATGAGCCAGCTATTCTGGAGACGGAAAATCTGGATCGCCACGGCATGTTCGTGGGCGGAGGACCAGACCCCGACAGCATCTCCGTGGCCTCGGTCACCGCCGTCACCACCAATGTATCAAATAAGAG GTCGAAGCCAGACATAAAGATGGAGCCCAGTTCTGGAAGACCAGTAGATTACCAA GTCAGTGTGACAGTCATTGAGGCCAGACAGCTGGTGGGACTGAACATGGATCCAATGGTCTGTGTGGAGATCGGAGAGGATAAGAAGTACACCTCAATGAAGGAATCAACCAACTGCCCATACTACAACGAA TATTTTGTGTTCGACTTCCACGTCCCTCCAGATGTCATGTTTGACAAAATCCTGAAGTTGTCC GTCATCCACTCTAAAAACCTTCTGCGCAGTGGAACACTGGTTGGAACTTTTAAACTGGACGTTGGCACAATCTACTCTCAGCCAG AACATCAGTTTTTCCACAAATGGGCGCTGTTGTCCGACCCTGACGACATCACAGCGGGTTGTAAAGGCTACGTTAAGTGCGACGTTGCAGTCGTGGCCAAAGGAGACACCATAAAGACTCCGCACAAGGCCAACGAGTCCGATGAAGATGATATAGAGGG caATCTCTTGATACCCGAGGGGGTTCCTGCGGAGCGACAGTGGGCTCGCTATTACCTGAAGATCTACAGAGCGGAGGGACTCCCAAGAATGAACACCAGCATCATGGCCAACGTGAAGAAGGCCTTCATAGGGGAAAACAAGGACCTGGTTGATCCTTATGTGCAAGTACTGTTTGCGGGGCAGAAG GGGAAAACGTCAGTTCAGAAGAGCTGCTACGAGCCCATCTGGAACGAGCAAATTGTTTTCACGGAGATGTTTCCGCCACTGTGCAAACGCATGAAGATCCAGATCCGCGACTCTGATAAAGTGAATGACGTCGCCATAGGAACACACTTCCTGGACCTGCGGAAGATTGCCAATGACGGGGACAAAG GCTTCCTTCCCACACTGGGGCCTGCCTGGGTCAACATGTACGGCTCCACTCGTACCTACACCCTGATGGATGAGTACCAGGAGTTAAACGAAGGACTCGGGGAGGGGGTGTCCTTCAGAGCCCGTCTGCTCATCAGCCTGGGCGTGGAGATCCTGGACCCCTCCTCCCCCGAGTGTCCTTGCACCACAGATGTGCAGTTGGAGGGAGTGCCCAACATCTCAGAG ACCGCAACTGGAAAGGTTGAGGAGTTTTTCCTCTTCGGATCGTTCCTCGAGGCTACAATGATTGACAGGAAGATTGGCGATAAGCCCATCAACTTTGAGGTCACCATAG GTTACTACGGAAACGAGATTGATGGGATGGTCCAGCCGAAAACAAAAGGGAAGCGGGGCGGAGGCGAAGGTGACGAAGAAGAAACTGAACTGATTCACAACTCCAGTGACGAGGAGATGGACGATGACGGAGACCTGACCTCGGTGGCGACTACACCTCCCATGAAACCTGTCATCACTGATCG AAACTACTTCCACTTGCCGTATTTTGAGAGGAAGCCGTGTATCTACATCAAGAGTTGGTGGCAGGATCAGAAGAGGAGGCTGTACAACGCCAACATTATAGACAACCTCGCAGACAAGCTG GAGGACGGACTAAATGATGTGCAGGAAATCATCAAGACGGAGAAGGCCTATCCCGAGCGCAGGCTCAGAGGCGTCCTTGAGGAACTCAGCCATGGATGCAG TCAGTTTCTTGCGCTGGCAAACAAGGACCCGAATCAGTCGGGCAGAACCAAGCTGGACCGAGAGCGACTGAAGCTGTGCATGTCAGAAGTG GAGGCCATCGGCCAGCAAGCGAAGGCCATGAGGTCGCAGGTGAAGAGGAGCACGGTGAGAGACAAAATCAAGCTGGCTCAGAACTTCCTGTCAAAGCTGCGCTTCCTGGCTGACGAG cCTCAACACAGCGTTCCTGATGTTTTCATCTGGATGATAAGCAATGGGAAGCGCATTGCTTATGCACGCGTCCCCTCCAAAGACATCCTTTATTCCAGCAtagatgaggagagggggaaggagtGCGGCAAAGTCAAGACAATCTTTCTGAGG ATCCCTGGAAAGAAAGGCTTCGGGCCTGCTGGCTGGACGGTGCAGTCCAAGATTGAGATCTATCTGTGGCTGGGGCTGAGTAGGCAGCGCAAGGACTATCTGAGCGGCCTCCCCAACGGATTTGAGGAAAACAAGTTGTCCAAAGGACCCGGCATGCCGTCCACCCCCCCCATTAGCCTCACCTACATGA TGAAACAAATCTTCCAGCTGAGGGTCCACATGTACCAAGCTCGCAGCCTGTTTGCCGCCGACAGCACCGGCCTGTCTGATCCTTTTGCGAGAGTCTTCTTCTCAACACAAAGTCAAGTCACCGAG GTGTTGGCTGAGACTCTCTGCCCCACGTGGGACCAGCTGCTGGTCTTTGAGAATGTGGAGTTGTTCGGAGAGGCCAACGAACTCCGAGACGACCCTCCCATCATCGTCATTGAGCTCTACGACCAGGACACAGTG GGCAAAGCTGACTTCATGGGCAGGACCTTCGCAAAGCCCGTGGTCAAGATGGCAGATGAGCACTACGGCCCCCCGCGCTTCCCTCCCCAGCTGGAGTACTATCAGATCTACCGTGGGAACGGCACCGCCGGGGAAATGCTGGCGGCgtttgagctgctgcag ATTGGACCCAATGGCAAAGCGGACCTGCCTCCCATAGACGGTCCTACAGATATAGACCGTGGTCCACTGCTGCCTGTACCACTGGGAATCAGACCAGTGCTCAGCAAGTACAGGATTGAG GTTTTGTTCTGGGGCTTGCGAGACCTGAAGCGGGTGAATCTGGCCCAGGTGGACCGGCCTCGCGTGGACATCGAGTGTGCCGGGAAGGGGGTGCAGTCGGCCCTCATCCCCAACTACAAGAAAAACCCCAACTTCAGCACCCTCGTCAAGTGGTTTGAAGTG gATTTGCCCGAGAACGAGTTGCTCCACCCGCCGCTGAACATCCGGGTGGTGGACTGCAGGGCCTTCGGTCGCTACACTCTGGTCGGCTCCGTCGCTGTCACCAGCCTGCGCAAGTTCATCTACAGGGCGACGGACAAGCAGGCCAACAACTGGTCCGCAGCCAccgcag AGGAAATTATTGTGGTCAACGTTGAACCCGAGCCCACTTTTAAGAAGATGGACACAGTGGTCAAACTGGACTCT GGCTCTGATGCTGTGATCAAagttgag gacgaCGATAAGGatggaaaggggaaaaagaagaagaggaagaagggcgACGAGCCTGAAGAGGAGGAACTTGACGAGAGCATGCTGGACTGGTGGTCCAAATATTTCGCCTCCATTGAAACTTTGACGGAG GCACTCAAGGCTCAAGAAGCAGCTCTCTCAGACTCAGAAGACAAAGAGGACATGGACGTTACAGATGGTGGAG ATATCAAACCCGATGACTCTCCTGTGAAAGGCACCAAGAGAGgcaaaggaaagagggaaaagaagaagccGCTATTCGACCCGTTCGAGAAGAAGAAGCCAAAGCTGGACGAGCTGAAG GTGTATCCAAAGGAGCTGGAGAGTGAGTTTGACAACTTTGAGGACTGGCTGCACAGTTTCAACCTGTTCAGGGGAAAAGgtggcgacgacgacgaccagaACGCGACGGACGAGGACAGGATTGTTGGGAAGTTCAAA GGCTCCCTGTGCATGTACAAAGTGTCAGACGATTTGTCCAGAGACGCGAGCTTCGACTCCACCATGGGAATGTTTCAGAACATTCCTCACAACGATCCCATCAATGTTCTCGTCCGCATCTACGTCATCAGG GCGACTGATCTGCACCCAGCTGACATCAACGGGAAGGCTGACCCGTACATCACGATCAAACTGGGAAAGACCGAAATCAAAGACAAGGAGAATTACATCTCAAAACAGCTGAACCCTCTGTTTGGCAA ATCCTTTGACGTGGAGGCCACGTTCCCGATGGACTCCACTCTCACGGTGTCCATCTACGACTGGGACCTGGTGGGAACCGATGATCTGATCGGAGAAACCAAGCTGGACCTGGAGAACCGTTTCTACAGCAAGCACAGAGCCACGTGTGGCGTCACATGCAACTACGCCAT TCATGGTTACAATGTGTGGAGGGACCCCATGAAACCCACACAGATCCTGGCCAAGCTGTGCAAGGATGGCAAACTGGACGGGCCCCACTACGGCCCCGGAGGACGGGTGAAGGTGGAGAACCGCGTCTTCATGGCGCAGACGGAGATCGAGGATGAAAATG GTCTGAAGAAGCAGACGGACGAACACCTGGCGCTCACCGTGCTGAAGCACTGGGAGGAGATCCCCCGGGTCGGATGCAAACTGGTCCCGGAACACGTGGAAACGAGACCACTGCTGCACCCCGACAAACCCGGCATCGAACAA GGAAGAATCGAGATGTGGGTGGACATGTTCCCTAAGGACATGACTGCCCCGGGCCCTGCACTTGACATTTCCCCGAGGAAGCCAAAGAA GTTCGAACTGAGGGTGATCATCTGGAACACGGATGAGGTTGTTCTGGAGGATGACGACATCTTTACTGGCGAGAAGTCGAGTGACATATTTGTGCGAGG ctggttaaaggggcagcaggAGGACAAGCAGGACACCGACGTCCACTACCACTCCATCACCGGCGAGGGCAACTTCAACTGGCGCTTCGTCTACCCCTTCGACTACCTCATGGCCGAGGAGAAGATCGTCATCTCCAAAAAGGAGTCCATGTTTGCCTGGGACGAGACCGAGTACAAGATCCCGGCTCGCCTCAATCTGCAAGTGTGGGACGCCGACCACTTCTCTGCCGACGACTTCTTAG GTGCTATCGAGCTGGACCTGAACCGCTTCCCGCGCGGTGCGAAGACTGCCAAGCAGTGCACCATCCAGATGGTGACGGAGGAGACCGAGATGCCCGTGGTCTCCATCTTCAAGCAGAAGAGGATCAAAGGCTGGTGGCCGTTCGTGGCCAGGAATGAAGACGACGAGTTTGAACTGACG GGAAAAGTGGAGGCGGAGCTTCACCTTCTGACCGGAGAGGAAGCCGAGAAAAGCCCAGTCGGCGAGGGACGCAACGAACCAGAGCCACTGGAGAAACCCAA